A stretch of the Rhizomicrobium sp. genome encodes the following:
- a CDS encoding rod-binding protein — MSGAIDTTGAMTALQSAPVAMPSRTSDPAAAKKAAEQFEGVFINQFLGEMFAGISTDGPFGGGQGEEMFRSLMVDEYGKQIVSQGGFGLSQAVQRELLKTQEAVH; from the coding sequence ATGAGCGGGGCCATCGACACCACCGGCGCGATGACCGCGCTGCAATCCGCGCCGGTCGCGATGCCGAGCCGCACCAGCGACCCGGCCGCGGCCAAGAAGGCCGCCGAGCAGTTCGAGGGCGTGTTCATCAACCAGTTCCTCGGCGAGATGTTCGCCGGGATCTCGACCGACGGGCCGTTCGGCGGCGGCCAGGGCGAAGAGATGTTCCGCTCCCTCATGGTCGACGAATACGGCAAGCAGATCGTGTCGCAGGGCGGCTTCGGCCTCTCCCAGGCCGTGCAGCGCGAACTCTTGAAGACCCAGGAGGCCGTCCATTGA